Proteins co-encoded in one Brassica rapa cultivar Chiifu-401-42 chromosome A02, CAAS_Brap_v3.01, whole genome shotgun sequence genomic window:
- the LOC103851585 gene encoding non-specific lipid-transfer protein 4, with amino-acid sequence MTMGLKFFTCLVLTVCIAASVDAALTCGTVTSSLAPCATYLSKGGAVVPGPCCAGVKKLNDMAQTTPDRQQACKCLKAAAKSINPSLASGLPGKCSVSIPYPISMSTNCDNVK; translated from the exons ATGACTATGGGTCTGAAGTTCTTTACATGCCTTGTTTTGACGGTCTGCATTGCCGCATCAGTAGATGCAGCACTCACATGTGGTACAGTGACAAGTAGCTTGGCTCCATGTGCCACCTACCTATCGAAAGGTGGGGCGGTGGTGCCGGGTCCATGTTGTGCGGGagtaaaaaaattgaatgatATGGCTCAAACCACACCGGACCGCCAACAAGCATGCAAATGCCTAAAGGCCGCTGCAAAAAGCATCAATCCAAGTCTAGCCTCCGGCCTTCCTGGAAAGTGCAGTGTTAGCATTCCCTATCCTATCTCCATGAGCACCAACTGCGACAA TGTCAAATGA